One Rhizobiales bacterium GAS188 DNA window includes the following coding sequences:
- a CDS encoding amino acid/amide ABC transporter ATP-binding protein 2, HAAT family, which produces MTTASLLPRMAAPALEVSGLRSFYGEAEIIHGVDLSVQPGEILAVLGKNGMGKTTLLRTIMGYLRKASGSVRILGANVLGREAYSIAGLGVAYTPQDQALFPDISVADNLRLGLRSDKGFEAAFDRVSAIFPFLRERRRQKAGTLSGGEQKMLLMTRALMPRPQLMLIDEISEGLQPSIISRLSDVLKRQRDEDRTAILLIEQNIRFALGTADRYAVLKRGEIVDAGEAADAGAVASVTRHLSV; this is translated from the coding sequence ATGACGACCGCCAGCCTCCTGCCGAGAATGGCCGCGCCCGCCCTCGAAGTTTCGGGCCTGCGCAGCTTCTATGGCGAAGCGGAGATCATCCACGGCGTCGACCTTAGCGTCCAGCCAGGCGAAATCCTCGCCGTGCTCGGCAAGAACGGCATGGGCAAGACCACGCTGCTGCGCACCATCATGGGCTATCTGCGCAAGGCCAGCGGCTCGGTCCGCATCCTCGGCGCCAATGTGCTCGGCCGCGAGGCCTATTCCATCGCCGGTCTTGGCGTCGCCTATACGCCGCAGGACCAGGCGCTTTTCCCCGACATCAGCGTCGCCGATAATTTGCGCCTCGGCCTTCGCAGCGACAAGGGCTTCGAGGCGGCTTTCGACCGCGTCTCGGCCATCTTCCCTTTCCTGAGGGAGCGCCGGCGCCAAAAGGCCGGGACCTTGAGCGGTGGCGAGCAGAAGATGCTGCTCATGACGCGGGCCCTGATGCCCCGGCCGCAGCTCATGCTGATCGACGAGATTTCGGAGGGCCTGCAGCCCTCGATCATCAGTCGCCTGTCCGATGTCCTCAAGAGGCAGCGCGACGAGGATCGGACGGCCATCCTCCTCATCGAGCAGAATATCCGCTTCGCCCTTGGCACCGCCGATCGCTACGCCGTGCTGAAGCGCGGCGAGATCGTCGATGCCGGCGAGGCAGCCGATGCGGGCGCCGTGGCGAGCGTCACCCGGCATCTGAGCGTGTGA
- a CDS encoding Predicted amidohydrolase, whose amino-acid sequence MTENSIDALANETAGGPGKAPGARTLRVACLQMEPRIGEKEANLERSLTLIGEAAQAGANLIVLPELCNSGYVFASREEAHALSEPIEGGRTVIAWSEAARRHDVLIAAGMAERQGDKLYNSAVLVSPAGLVGHYRKNHLWAEEMLAFEPGDIGVPVFHTPRGRFALAICYDLWFPETFRLAALAGADLLCVPTNWVPMPGQRQDLPVMANILSMAGAHSNGIFVAAADRIGVERGQPFLGRSLIVGPEGWPIAGPASADREEILLADIDLAQARQGRSLNRFNHILRDRRSDIYGVDAAPTRMATRRG is encoded by the coding sequence TTGACCGAGAACAGCATCGACGCCCTGGCCAATGAGACAGCAGGAGGGCCGGGCAAGGCGCCGGGCGCACGGACATTGCGCGTCGCCTGCCTGCAAATGGAGCCGCGCATCGGCGAGAAGGAGGCGAATCTCGAACGCAGCCTGACCTTGATCGGCGAGGCCGCGCAGGCCGGCGCCAATCTCATCGTCCTGCCGGAATTGTGCAATTCGGGCTACGTGTTCGCGAGCCGAGAGGAGGCGCATGCGCTGTCCGAGCCGATCGAGGGCGGCCGCACCGTCATCGCCTGGAGCGAGGCGGCGCGCCGCCATGATGTGCTCATCGCCGCGGGCATGGCCGAGAGGCAGGGCGACAAGCTCTACAATTCAGCCGTGCTCGTGAGCCCGGCCGGGCTTGTCGGCCATTACCGCAAGAATCATCTCTGGGCCGAGGAGATGCTGGCCTTCGAGCCGGGAGATATCGGCGTACCGGTCTTCCACACGCCGCGCGGCAGATTCGCGCTCGCCATCTGCTATGATCTGTGGTTCCCCGAAACCTTCCGCCTCGCGGCCCTTGCCGGAGCCGACCTCCTCTGTGTCCCCACCAATTGGGTGCCGATGCCGGGCCAGCGCCAAGACCTGCCGGTGATGGCGAATATCCTGTCCATGGCGGGCGCGCATTCGAACGGCATTTTCGTCGCGGCAGCCGATCGCATCGGGGTCGAGCGTGGACAGCCCTTTCTCGGCCGCAGCCTGATCGTCGGCCCGGAGGGCTGGCCGATCGCGGGGCCGGCATCGGCCGACCGCGAAGAGATCCTCCTTGCCGATATCGATCTTGCGCAGGCGCGCCAGGGACGTTCGCTCAACAGGTTCAACCATATTCTGCGCGATCGCCGCTCGGATATTTACGGCGTTGACGCAGCACCGACGAGGATGGCGACACGTCGCGGCTGA
- a CDS encoding L-aminopeptidase/D-esterase, giving the protein MVGKIDRARGAALRGSTSRCKKLRPLALTLAVVGAMLATASFAADKERARALGIPFDGTPGPLNAITDIAGVEVGFTTLIQGEGKLEIGKGPVRTGVTAILPRGKVYDPVFAGFYSFNGNGEMTGIHWVKESGFLEGPIMITNTHSVGTVRDATIEWQNKNKLYVPLVRDIYWLMPIVAETYDGTLNDINGFHVKKEDVFAALDSAKPGPVAEGNVGGGTGMSLHRFKGGTGTASRKLPSEKGGYTVGALVQANYGARDALTVAGVPVGKEIPDLMPSINVPGSTGSIIIVIATDAPLLPNQLERLARRAPLGIGRTGGLGSNGDGDLVIAFSTANPGVAKRSGVMDLKMLPNDAIDDFLLATVQATEEAIINALVAAETLKGRDNNVLYSIPHDRLREALRKYNRLQQ; this is encoded by the coding sequence ATGGTTGGCAAGATCGACCGCGCGAGGGGGGCTGCCCTTCGAGGATCCACGTCACGATGCAAGAAGCTGCGGCCCTTGGCATTAACGCTTGCGGTGGTCGGGGCCATGCTGGCGACCGCTAGCTTCGCCGCCGACAAGGAGCGGGCTCGCGCCTTGGGGATCCCGTTTGATGGCACCCCGGGCCCGCTTAACGCGATCACCGATATCGCCGGTGTCGAAGTCGGCTTCACGACCCTGATCCAGGGCGAGGGCAAGCTCGAGATCGGCAAGGGGCCAGTGCGCACCGGCGTGACGGCGATCCTGCCGCGCGGCAAGGTCTATGATCCCGTCTTCGCCGGCTTCTATTCGTTCAACGGCAATGGCGAGATGACCGGCATCCACTGGGTCAAGGAATCGGGTTTTCTCGAAGGCCCGATCATGATCACCAACACCCACAGTGTCGGCACGGTGCGCGATGCCACCATCGAGTGGCAGAACAAGAACAAATTATACGTGCCCCTCGTCAGGGATATTTACTGGCTGATGCCGATCGTCGCCGAAACCTATGACGGAACGCTCAACGACATCAACGGCTTCCACGTCAAGAAGGAGGATGTCTTCGCAGCCCTCGACAGCGCCAAGCCGGGACCGGTGGCAGAGGGCAATGTCGGCGGCGGCACCGGAATGTCGCTGCACCGCTTCAAAGGCGGCACCGGCACCGCCTCGCGCAAGCTGCCGTCCGAGAAGGGGGGCTACACGGTCGGCGCCTTGGTCCAGGCCAATTACGGCGCTCGCGACGCTTTGACGGTGGCGGGCGTGCCGGTCGGCAAGGAGATTCCCGACCTGATGCCGAGCATCAATGTGCCGGGCTCGACCGGCTCGATCATCATCGTCATCGCCACCGATGCGCCGCTCTTGCCGAACCAGCTGGAGCGCCTTGCCCGGCGCGCCCCACTCGGGATCGGCCGCACCGGCGGCCTCGGCTCGAATGGTGATGGCGATCTCGTCATCGCCTTCTCCACCGCCAATCCTGGTGTCGCCAAGCGCAGCGGGGTGATGGATCTGAAGATGCTGCCGAATGACGCGATAGACGATTTTCTGCTGGCGACCGTGCAAGCGACGGAGGAAGCCATCATCAATGCGCTGGTCGCGGCCGAGACGCTGAAAGGGCGCGACAACAACGTGCTGTACTCGATCCCGCATGATCGCCTGCGCGAGGCCCTCAGGAAATATAACCGCCTGCAGCAATAG
- a CDS encoding carbon-monoxide dehydrogenase small subunit, whose translation MTAIKLTVNGQALRAEVEPRTHLADFLREHLLLTGTHIGCEHGICGACTVEIDGEIARSCITYAATCDGARIRTIEGFDDDRLMGRLRQAFTEEHALQCGYCTPGMLIAARDLIRRKSGLDPSQIRTEMSGNLCRCTGYVGIVRAVETVMAERAGFDPPARSANAGWLGPAPGPQASELAIAAPSVARIAVPEVGAQAAATEAAPIVSPSFGRGVRRRPIKVDVSVPEETGGETRLTQSFVLEHPRETVWRIMSNPQEVAACMPGMVLDGPVDDGQVTGRMEISLGPIKASFAGKGSISRFDGEYRQVITGSGGDRKSGSNASGRVAYALHPVVGAAGDEATRVDVAMSYALTGPLAQFGRSALVRDLVSRIGESFAQNLDARLSAPEGTPMAPAALGAASLIWRSLITRARRAVARFVGGRP comes from the coding sequence ATGACGGCGATCAAGCTGACGGTGAACGGCCAGGCACTCAGGGCCGAGGTCGAGCCTCGCACCCATCTCGCCGATTTCCTGCGCGAGCATCTGCTGCTGACAGGCACGCATATCGGCTGCGAGCACGGCATTTGCGGCGCATGCACGGTCGAGATCGACGGCGAGATCGCCCGCTCCTGCATCACTTACGCGGCAACCTGCGATGGCGCGCGGATTCGCACCATCGAAGGCTTCGACGACGACCGGCTCATGGGACGGCTGCGTCAGGCGTTCACTGAGGAGCACGCGCTCCAATGCGGCTATTGCACGCCCGGCATGTTGATCGCGGCGCGCGATCTCATTCGCCGCAAGAGCGGCCTGGACCCGTCGCAGATCCGCACCGAGATGAGCGGCAATCTCTGCCGCTGCACCGGTTATGTCGGCATCGTCCGCGCCGTCGAGACCGTGATGGCGGAGCGTGCCGGCTTCGATCCGCCGGCTCGGTCCGCCAATGCCGGATGGCTCGGTCCGGCGCCTGGCCCCCAAGCCTCGGAGCTGGCGATCGCGGCGCCGAGCGTGGCTCGCATCGCTGTGCCGGAAGTCGGCGCGCAGGCGGCCGCGACGGAAGCGGCCCCAATCGTTTCGCCGAGCTTCGGGAGGGGCGTCAGGCGACGCCCCATCAAGGTCGATGTCAGTGTCCCGGAAGAAACCGGCGGGGAGACGCGGCTCACCCAGAGCTTTGTCCTGGAGCATCCGCGTGAGACGGTCTGGCGCATCATGTCGAACCCGCAGGAGGTTGCGGCGTGCATGCCAGGAATGGTGCTGGACGGACCCGTCGATGACGGGCAAGTCACGGGGCGGATGGAGATCAGCCTCGGGCCGATCAAGGCAAGTTTTGCGGGGAAAGGCAGCATCTCCCGCTTCGATGGCGAATATCGGCAAGTGATCACGGGGAGCGGCGGCGATCGCAAGAGCGGCTCGAACGCGTCGGGCCGCGTTGCCTACGCGCTGCACCCGGTGGTCGGAGCGGCAGGCGATGAAGCCACGCGCGTGGATGTCGCCATGAGCTATGCGCTGACAGGTCCGCTGGCCCAATTCGGCCGGTCAGCTCTGGTGCGCGATCTGGTCTCGAGGATCGGCGAGAGTTTTGCGCAAAACCTGGATGCGCGGCTTTCGGCCCCGGAAGGCACGCCCATGGCGCCGGCCGCGCTCGGCGCAGCCTCGTTGATCTGGCGCTCGCTCATCACACGCGCCCGGCGGGCCGTGGCGAGGTTTGTCGGCGGCCGCCCTTAG
- a CDS encoding carbon-monoxide dehydrogenase medium subunit, with the protein MKPTAFDYARPRTLDEAVRLLSDVPGAKLLAGGQTLGPMLNLRLVQPSLVIDITRIPELARIEDEGDAVILGACVTHAAIEDGRITDPSNGFLARVAHGIAYRAVRTRGTIGGSLAHADPAADWLSCLTALGAEILVTGPKGRRRLPLGDFVRGAMATDMAQGEILDGARIPKFSKGARAGFAKICRKAGEFAEAIGVAVHDAERGVLRLVAGATQGRPILIDVPRTELGDTWPPKLDGEALRHGLRQAGLVGDGYELNIHAAAVRRAIAKAIAP; encoded by the coding sequence ATGAAGCCGACCGCCTTCGACTATGCCAGGCCGCGCACGCTCGATGAAGCCGTCCGGCTCCTTTCGGATGTACCCGGCGCCAAGCTTCTCGCCGGAGGCCAGACGCTTGGCCCGATGCTCAACTTGCGCCTCGTGCAGCCGAGCCTCGTCATCGATATCACGCGCATCCCGGAGCTGGCGCGCATCGAGGATGAAGGCGATGCCGTCATCCTCGGTGCATGCGTCACGCATGCCGCGATCGAGGACGGACGGATCACGGACCCGTCGAACGGGTTCCTGGCGCGGGTCGCTCACGGGATCGCCTACCGAGCCGTGCGCACGCGCGGCACCATTGGCGGGAGCCTCGCCCATGCGGACCCTGCGGCCGACTGGCTCTCATGCTTGACGGCGCTCGGCGCCGAAATCCTCGTGACCGGGCCGAAAGGTCGGCGCCGCCTTCCGCTCGGCGATTTCGTGCGCGGCGCCATGGCGACCGATATGGCGCAAGGCGAGATTCTTGATGGCGCGCGCATCCCGAAATTCTCCAAGGGAGCGCGCGCGGGGTTTGCCAAGATCTGTCGAAAAGCCGGCGAATTCGCCGAGGCGATCGGGGTCGCCGTGCACGATGCCGAACGCGGCGTGCTTCGCCTTGTTGCCGGCGCGACGCAAGGCCGACCGATCCTCATCGACGTCCCCCGAACCGAGCTCGGCGACACATGGCCTCCGAAGCTTGATGGGGAGGCGCTGCGGCACGGCCTGCGTCAGGCGGGCCTTGTCGGCGATGGCTACGAGCTCAACATCCACGCGGCTGCCGTCAGGCGGGCGATCGCAAAGGCCATCGCGCCATGA
- a CDS encoding xanthine dehydrogenase, molybdenum binding subunit apoprotein: MSEHGIGARLLRKEDDRFMRGRGAYVGDTRPSGMLEVAFLRSSYAHARIGEIRIPPEIRARVFVAEDLVGVKPIRADTTLPGFKSSVQPVLATGKVRHVGELVAMCVAPSRAESEDLTALIEVSYEELPAVHDMLEARRPDGPLVHEHWGDNLFLATEIDADFEAAKAKAARSVTRELRTARQVMSPLEGRGVVAEWNSRLGQLVVTSSTQQSHVVRTGLAECLGLDEGQIRVIAPDVGGGFGYKGILLAEEIALSWGTRKLGRPLRWLEDRRENLTAGADCREHHYLLTAYADSDGRLLALDCEATVDSGAYSAYPFSACLEAGQIGSILPGLYDFPHYRCRTYSVATNKPPILPYRGVARTGVCFALEVTLDSLARELAQEPTDLRFRSLVQPGQMPFDNIAKRHFDSGDYPGALRRCIAAIGLPSVRERQKRSEPDGRLIGVGLAMYSEQAGHGTSVYASWGVPFVPGYEQCHARFTPDGGLELRVGSHSHGQGHETTLSQVAHEILGVPHDMIRLIHGDTGETPYSTGTWGSRCMIMAGGAVAAACDQLAERLKHIGAKLLQAKPEEVRLEAGAVASQSGRISVAEIARTWYRRPQDLPPDADPAGLEITAGYKPKRDTGTFSYAAHAAVVAVDPETGEVEILDYVIVEDGGVLVNPMIVDGQIYGGTAQGIGTALFEEMRYDGRGQPLASTLSDYLLPGAAEVPDIRILHMETPSPYTRFGQKGLGEGGAIAPPATIANAINDALKGFGVELLVTPVTPRRIVEAIERARPAETAA; the protein is encoded by the coding sequence GTGTCGGAACACGGCATCGGCGCACGCCTGCTCCGCAAGGAAGACGATCGCTTCATGCGCGGTCGCGGTGCCTATGTGGGGGATACCAGGCCTTCGGGGATGCTCGAGGTGGCATTCCTGCGCAGCAGCTACGCGCATGCCCGCATCGGAGAGATCCGGATCCCGCCGGAGATCCGCGCCCGGGTCTTCGTCGCCGAGGACCTGGTCGGCGTCAAGCCTATCCGCGCCGACACCACTCTTCCCGGCTTCAAATCGTCGGTCCAGCCGGTTCTCGCCACCGGCAAGGTCCGCCATGTGGGTGAGCTGGTGGCGATGTGCGTGGCGCCGAGCCGCGCCGAATCCGAGGACCTGACCGCTCTGATCGAGGTGAGCTACGAAGAGCTGCCGGCCGTGCACGACATGCTCGAAGCGAGGCGCCCCGACGGACCGCTGGTGCACGAGCATTGGGGCGACAATCTCTTCCTGGCAACCGAGATCGACGCGGATTTCGAGGCTGCGAAAGCAAAGGCTGCCCGATCGGTGACGCGCGAATTGCGGACGGCCCGCCAGGTCATGAGCCCGCTCGAGGGACGCGGCGTCGTCGCCGAATGGAACAGTCGCCTTGGCCAGCTCGTCGTCACCAGCTCGACGCAACAGTCGCATGTCGTCCGCACGGGGCTCGCCGAGTGCCTCGGCCTCGATGAGGGACAGATCCGCGTCATCGCTCCCGATGTCGGGGGCGGCTTCGGCTATAAGGGCATTCTGCTCGCCGAGGAGATCGCCCTGTCATGGGGCACGCGCAAGCTTGGGCGGCCGCTCCGCTGGCTCGAGGACCGGCGCGAGAACCTGACCGCCGGCGCCGACTGCCGCGAGCATCACTACCTTCTGACAGCTTACGCGGACAGCGACGGACGGCTGCTGGCGCTGGATTGCGAGGCGACGGTCGATTCCGGCGCCTATTCCGCCTACCCGTTCTCGGCCTGTCTCGAGGCCGGCCAGATCGGCAGCATATTGCCCGGCCTCTACGACTTTCCTCATTATCGATGCCGCACCTATTCGGTCGCGACCAACAAACCGCCGATCCTTCCCTATCGCGGCGTGGCGCGCACCGGGGTCTGCTTCGCGCTCGAAGTCACGCTCGATTCGCTGGCGAGAGAGCTCGCACAGGAACCGACCGATCTGCGCTTCAGGAGCCTGGTGCAACCCGGGCAGATGCCGTTCGACAATATCGCCAAGCGTCACTTCGACTCCGGCGACTACCCGGGCGCGCTCCGGCGTTGCATCGCCGCGATCGGCCTGCCCTCGGTCCGCGAGCGGCAGAAGCGATCCGAGCCGGACGGACGCCTGATCGGTGTCGGCTTGGCCATGTATTCCGAGCAGGCCGGGCACGGCACCAGCGTCTATGCATCATGGGGAGTACCCTTCGTCCCGGGTTACGAACAATGCCATGCGCGCTTCACGCCCGATGGCGGCCTGGAGCTGCGCGTCGGCTCCCACAGCCACGGCCAGGGTCACGAGACGACCCTGTCGCAGGTGGCGCACGAGATCCTTGGCGTGCCGCACGACATGATCCGGCTCATCCACGGCGATACGGGCGAGACCCCCTATTCGACCGGCACATGGGGATCGCGCTGCATGATCATGGCGGGGGGCGCGGTCGCTGCCGCATGCGATCAGCTTGCCGAACGCCTCAAGCATATCGGGGCGAAGCTGCTCCAGGCGAAGCCCGAGGAGGTGCGGCTCGAAGCGGGAGCCGTGGCGTCGCAATCAGGACGCATCTCCGTCGCCGAGATCGCGCGCACCTGGTACCGCCGCCCGCAGGATCTGCCGCCCGATGCCGATCCGGCGGGGCTGGAAATCACGGCCGGTTACAAGCCGAAGCGCGATACGGGGACATTCAGCTATGCGGCGCATGCCGCGGTGGTCGCGGTCGATCCGGAAACCGGGGAGGTCGAGATCCTCGACTACGTCATCGTGGAGGATGGCGGCGTGCTGGTGAACCCCATGATCGTCGATGGCCAGATCTATGGCGGCACGGCCCAGGGCATCGGCACCGCGTTGTTCGAGGAGATGCGCTATGACGGCCGCGGCCAGCCGCTCGCCTCGACGCTTTCCGATTACCTGCTCCCGGGCGCGGCGGAAGTGCCGGACATTCGCATTCTGCACATGGAGACGCCCTCACCCTATACGCGCTTCGGACAGAAGGGGCTCGGCGAGGGTGGCGCCATCGCCCCGCCCGCCACCATCGCCAACGCGATCAACGACGCACTCAAGGGCTTCGGCGTCGAGCTTCTGGTGACGCCGGTGACGCCGCGGCGCATCGTCGAGGCCATCGAACGGGCCCGCCCCGCCGAGACTGCGGCATGA
- a CDS encoding GntR family transcriptional regulator, which translates to MSNRARKAAGRADGISRLPRYLQVASVLRRRIQDGLWGLGDKIATLKQLEDEFDVARVTVRQSIELLQSEGLLKSHQGRGTFVTGTLKNERWLQLATDWESLIAPIRENVLERLPAAGAAVPLMADEGGMPAPAYTYIRSVQKRGSEPYAFARVHVATHVYAKAPKLFARRPALAVLAEMKDVAIAHAHQTLSISAADVETARHLEIAMNAPTAEARCVVTDADNVVIYVGEITYRGDVVRLNIELIDRRRG; encoded by the coding sequence ATGTCGAACAGAGCGAGGAAAGCTGCCGGGCGCGCGGATGGGATCAGCCGGTTGCCGCGATATCTGCAGGTGGCGTCGGTCTTGCGGCGGCGGATCCAGGACGGCCTATGGGGGCTGGGCGACAAGATCGCCACGCTGAAGCAACTGGAAGATGAATTCGACGTCGCCCGCGTGACAGTGCGGCAATCGATCGAGCTCCTGCAGAGCGAGGGGTTGCTGAAATCCCATCAGGGCCGCGGCACATTCGTCACCGGGACGCTCAAGAACGAGCGCTGGCTGCAACTCGCGACCGATTGGGAAAGCCTGATTGCGCCGATCCGGGAAAACGTCCTCGAACGCCTTCCCGCGGCCGGAGCGGCCGTCCCTCTGATGGCGGATGAAGGCGGCATGCCGGCGCCCGCCTACACCTATATCCGCAGCGTCCAGAAGCGCGGCAGCGAGCCCTATGCCTTCGCTCGCGTGCATGTGGCCACGCACGTCTACGCCAAGGCGCCGAAGCTCTTCGCCAGGCGCCCGGCGCTCGCCGTCCTCGCCGAGATGAAGGATGTCGCCATCGCCCATGCGCATCAGACCCTGTCGATCAGCGCGGCCGATGTCGAGACGGCCCGCCATCTGGAGATCGCCATGAACGCCCCGACCGCCGAGGCGCGCTGCGTCGTGACCGATGCCGACAATGTCGTGATCTATGTGGGCGAGATCACCTATCGCGGCGATGTCGTGCGGCTCAATATCGAGTTGATCGATCGGCGGCGCGGCTGA
- a CDS encoding UPF0271 protein: protein MAERINLNADIAEGWGAYDIGNDAALMKIIKSASVACGFHAGDPNTMHRLCMLAKQEGVSIGVHPGFNDLWGFGRRRIEMKPNDLELMVAYQIGALQAMACYSGLKVTHLKPHGALNNMAAENEDYAMAIGRAIKTVDRDIIYVALSGSQMEKAAEKLGLRLAREGFPDRKYDDDGNLASRAIPGTVLKDPQAASEHALRMVRDGEIVSMSGKRVKVKVDTFCVHGDEATGVAIAGAVRKALEAAGIEVVPLTAMQL from the coding sequence ATGGCCGAACGCATCAATCTCAACGCTGACATCGCCGAGGGGTGGGGGGCCTATGATATCGGCAACGACGCCGCCTTGATGAAGATCATCAAGTCGGCAAGTGTCGCTTGTGGCTTCCATGCGGGCGATCCCAATACGATGCACCGGCTCTGCATGCTGGCGAAGCAGGAAGGCGTCAGCATCGGCGTCCACCCCGGGTTCAACGATTTGTGGGGCTTTGGACGCCGCCGCATAGAGATGAAGCCGAACGATCTCGAACTGATGGTCGCCTACCAGATCGGGGCGCTCCAGGCGATGGCCTGCTATTCGGGCCTGAAGGTCACGCATCTCAAGCCGCACGGCGCGCTCAACAACATGGCGGCGGAGAATGAAGATTACGCCATGGCGATCGGCCGGGCCATCAAGACGGTGGACCGGGATATCATTTACGTCGCGCTCTCCGGCTCGCAGATGGAGAAGGCCGCCGAAAAGCTCGGACTGCGCCTGGCTCGCGAGGGCTTCCCTGATCGCAAATATGATGATGACGGCAATCTCGCCTCGCGTGCGATTCCGGGGACCGTGCTCAAGGATCCGCAGGCGGCGAGCGAACATGCGCTGCGCATGGTGCGGGACGGCGAGATCGTCTCGATGTCGGGCAAACGCGTCAAGGTCAAGGTCGACACCTTCTGCGTGCATGGCGACGAGGCGACGGGCGTCGCGATCGCCGGCGCGGTCCGCAAGGCGCTCGAGGCGGCAGGCATCGAGGTCGTGCCGCTGACGGCGATGCAGCTATGA
- a CDS encoding reduced coenzyme F420:NADP oxidoreductase encodes MTAAKPALAIIGGTGALGSGLAHRFAAAGFPVIIGSRSAEKGREVAGELVTPPGSVKPLGASNEEAAKAGEIIFITVPWANQASILDAIRPHVGGKLVVDTTVPLVPPKVARVQLPPEGSAALATQHRLGSAARVVAAFHNVAAHKLKSAASIDCDVLVFGDEPKDRDVVIGLARAVGLRGLHAGPLANSAAAEALTSVLIGINRAYKVDGAGLRITGIWP; translated from the coding sequence ATGACCGCCGCCAAGCCCGCGCTCGCCATCATCGGGGGAACCGGCGCGCTCGGCTCCGGCCTCGCGCACCGCTTCGCCGCCGCCGGCTTTCCTGTCATCATCGGCTCGCGCAGCGCTGAAAAAGGCAGGGAGGTCGCGGGCGAGCTCGTCACCCCGCCCGGTTCGGTGAAGCCTCTCGGCGCCTCGAACGAGGAGGCCGCGAAAGCTGGAGAGATCATTTTCATCACGGTGCCTTGGGCGAACCAGGCGAGCATCCTCGACGCGATCAGGCCGCATGTCGGCGGCAAGCTCGTCGTCGACACGACTGTGCCTCTCGTGCCGCCGAAAGTGGCGCGCGTGCAATTGCCGCCGGAAGGCTCGGCAGCGCTCGCGACGCAGCACCGCTTGGGCTCGGCCGCGCGCGTCGTCGCAGCGTTCCACAATGTCGCGGCGCATAAGCTCAAGAGCGCTGCCAGCATCGATTGCGACGTGCTGGTCTTTGGCGATGAACCGAAGGACCGCGACGTGGTGATCGGCTTGGCGCGGGCCGTCGGATTGAGGGGCCTGCATGCCGGGCCGCTTGCCAATTCGGCAGCCGCCGAGGCGCTGACTTCGGTTCTCATCGGGATCAACCGGGCCTATAAGGTGGATGGCGCCGGCCTTCGCATTACCGGGATATGGCCTTGA
- a CDS encoding coenzyme F420-0 gamma-glutamyl ligase, with the protein MALSPATVTITALDDIPLVRPGDDLGGLLIAALDRAGLAPRPFDVLVVAQKIVSKAEGRLLDLSTVTPSPRAQDIAAIAGKDARLVEAILQESAEVLRVKQGVIIVATRGGLVMANAGIDRSNLEEEDHEKRVLLLPADPDRSAERLKARLDAHYVTDIGVIISDSVGRAWRLGAVGLAIGAAGVPALQDRRGEPDLSGRLLEVTEVGFADAVAASAVLVMGEAAEGRPAALVRGLDWKQEPSPASALVRPKSQDLFR; encoded by the coding sequence ATGGCCTTGAGCCCAGCGACGGTCACGATCACCGCCTTGGACGACATTCCCCTCGTCCGCCCCGGCGACGACCTTGGCGGGCTCTTGATTGCGGCGCTCGATCGAGCCGGGCTTGCGCCACGCCCATTCGACGTCCTGGTCGTCGCCCAGAAGATCGTGTCGAAGGCAGAGGGCCGCCTTCTCGACCTGTCGACCGTGACGCCCTCCCCACGCGCCCAGGACATCGCGGCGATCGCCGGCAAGGACGCGCGGCTGGTCGAGGCGATCCTGCAAGAATCCGCTGAAGTTCTGCGCGTCAAGCAAGGTGTCATCATCGTCGCCACCCGCGGCGGCCTTGTCATGGCGAATGCCGGCATCGATCGGTCGAACCTCGAAGAGGAAGATCATGAGAAGCGCGTGCTGCTGCTTCCGGCCGACCCGGACCGGAGCGCCGAACGGTTGAAAGCGCGCCTCGACGCGCATTATGTGACCGATATCGGCGTCATCATCTCGGACAGCGTCGGACGCGCCTGGCGGCTCGGCGCTGTCGGGCTTGCGATCGGCGCGGCGGGCGTGCCGGCACTTCAGGACCGGCGCGGTGAGCCGGACCTCTCGGGCCGCTTGCTCGAAGTCACCGAGGTCGGCTTTGCGGATGCGGTGGCAGCTTCCGCCGTGCTGGTGATGGGTGAGGCCGCGGAAGGGCGCCCCGCTGCGCTGGTGCGGGGGTTGGATTGGAAGCAGGAGCCAAGCCCCGCCTCGGCCCTGGTCCGCCCCAAGAGCCAAGACCTGTTCCGATGA